The Oryza glaberrima chromosome 9, OglaRS2, whole genome shotgun sequence genome includes a window with the following:
- the LOC127785377 gene encoding uncharacterized protein LOC127785377 isoform X1 — MGCSISGLNALYDAATGGGDVWINERRFRVLRQIGEGGFAFVYLVREHQASADAARGRSPSLASEDGTYAMKKVLIQSKEQLDLVKEEIRVSSLFNHSNLLPLLDHAVIAVKNQQGDWNHEAYLLFPVYIDGTLFDNAKVMQSRKEFYSTIDVLRIFQQLCEGLKHMHSFDPPYAHNDVKTGNVLITHRKGQAPLATLMDFGSARPARKEIRSRAEALRLQEWAAEHCSAPYRAPELWDCPSHADIDERTDIWSLGCTLYAIMYNVSPFEYALGESGGSLQLAIVNCTLKWPAGPSPPYPDALHQFITWMLQPQPAMRPHIDDIILHVEKLMEKYSS, encoded by the exons ATGGGCTGCTCCATCTCGGGGCTCAACGCCCTCTAcgacgcggcgacgggcggcggcgacgtgtgGATCAACGAGCGCCGCTTCCGCGTCCTGCGCCAGATTGGGGAGGGCGGCTTCGCCTTCGTCTACCTCGTCAGGGAGCACCAggcctccgccgacgccgcgcgcggccggagcCCCTCCCTCGCCTCAG AGGATGGGACATATGCTATGAAGAAGGTGCTGATACAGAGCAAGGAACAGCTAGATCTGGTGAAGGAGGAGATCCGTGTTTCGTCATTGTTCAACCATTCTAACCTGCTTCCGCTTCTTGATCATGCCGTGATAGCAGTTAAG AATCAACAGGGAGATTGGAACCATGAAGCCTACTTGCTCTTCCCTGTCTATATCGATGGTACTCTGTTTGACAATGCCAAAGTCATGCAATCCAGGAAGGAATTCTATTCAACAATCGATGTTTTGAGAATATTCCAACAG CTCTGTGAAGGACTGAAGCACATGCACAGTTTTGATCCACCATATGCCCATAATGACGTTAAGACTGGCAATGTTCTTATAACTCACAGAAAAGGACAAGCACCTCTTGCAACTTTAATGGATTTTGGAAGTGCAAGGCCTGCAAGAAAAGAAATCCGTTCTCGTGCTGAAGCATTACGATTGCAG GAATGGGCCGCTGAACATTGCTCTGCGCCTTACCGTGCACCTGAACTGTGGGACTGCCCAAGTCATGCCGATATCGATGAGAGGACAGACATCTGGTCTCTAGGATGCACCCTTTATGCTATCAT GTACAATGTTTCACCATTTGAGTATGCTCTCGGTGAATCTGGAGGAAGCTTGCAATTAGCCATTGTCAACTGCACGCTGAAGTGGCCGGCAGGACCCAGCCCTCCTTACCCTGATGCACTTCATCAGTTTATTACCTGGATGCTTCAGCCACAACCTGCAATGCGCCCTCACATCGATGACATAATTCTACATGTCGAAAAGCTTATGGAAAAATATTCGTCTTAA
- the LOC127785377 gene encoding uncharacterized protein LOC127785377 isoform X4 encodes MGCSISGLNALYDAATGGGDVWINERRFRVLRQIGEGGFAFVYLVREHQASADAARGRSPSLASEDGTYAMKKVLIQSKEQLDLVKEEIRVSSLFNHSNLLPLLDHAVIAGDWNHEAYLLFPVYIDGTLFDNAKVMQSRKEFYSTIDVLRIFQQLCEGLKHMHSFDPPYAHNDVKTGNVLITHRKGQAPLATLMDFGSARPARKEIRSRAEALRLQEWAAEHCSAPYRAPELWDCPSHADIDERTDIWSLGCTLYAIMYNVSPFEYALGESGGSLQLAIVNCTLKWPAGPSPPYPDALHQFITWMLQPQPAMRPHIDDIILHVEKLMEKYSS; translated from the exons ATGGGCTGCTCCATCTCGGGGCTCAACGCCCTCTAcgacgcggcgacgggcggcggcgacgtgtgGATCAACGAGCGCCGCTTCCGCGTCCTGCGCCAGATTGGGGAGGGCGGCTTCGCCTTCGTCTACCTCGTCAGGGAGCACCAggcctccgccgacgccgcgcgcggccggagcCCCTCCCTCGCCTCAG AGGATGGGACATATGCTATGAAGAAGGTGCTGATACAGAGCAAGGAACAGCTAGATCTGGTGAAGGAGGAGATCCGTGTTTCGTCATTGTTCAACCATTCTAACCTGCTTCCGCTTCTTGATCATGCCGTGATAGCA GGAGATTGGAACCATGAAGCCTACTTGCTCTTCCCTGTCTATATCGATGGTACTCTGTTTGACAATGCCAAAGTCATGCAATCCAGGAAGGAATTCTATTCAACAATCGATGTTTTGAGAATATTCCAACAG CTCTGTGAAGGACTGAAGCACATGCACAGTTTTGATCCACCATATGCCCATAATGACGTTAAGACTGGCAATGTTCTTATAACTCACAGAAAAGGACAAGCACCTCTTGCAACTTTAATGGATTTTGGAAGTGCAAGGCCTGCAAGAAAAGAAATCCGTTCTCGTGCTGAAGCATTACGATTGCAG GAATGGGCCGCTGAACATTGCTCTGCGCCTTACCGTGCACCTGAACTGTGGGACTGCCCAAGTCATGCCGATATCGATGAGAGGACAGACATCTGGTCTCTAGGATGCACCCTTTATGCTATCAT GTACAATGTTTCACCATTTGAGTATGCTCTCGGTGAATCTGGAGGAAGCTTGCAATTAGCCATTGTCAACTGCACGCTGAAGTGGCCGGCAGGACCCAGCCCTCCTTACCCTGATGCACTTCATCAGTTTATTACCTGGATGCTTCAGCCACAACCTGCAATGCGCCCTCACATCGATGACATAATTCTACATGTCGAAAAGCTTATGGAAAAATATTCGTCTTAA
- the LOC127785379 gene encoding mitochondrial pyruvate carrier 1-like, translated as MSTAVKAFLNSPVGPKTTHFWGPVANWGFVLAGLVDMNKPPEMISGNMTAAMCVYSGLFMRFAWMVQPRNYLLLACHASNESVQLYQMSRWARAQGYLEKKEPEAQQ; from the exons ATGTCGACGGCGGTGAAGGCGTTCCTGAACAGCCCCGTCGGCCCCAAGACCACCCATTTCTGGGGGCCCGTTGCTAACTGGGGCTTCGTCCTCGCG GGTTTGGTTGACATGAACAAACCTCCTGAAATGATATCTGGCAACATGACAGCAG CCATGTGCGTGTATTCAGGACTCTTTATGAGATTTGCCTGGATGGTACAACCACGGAACTATTTGCTTTTAGCATGCCATGCTTCCAATGAATCGGTTCAGCTCTATCAGATGTCTCGGTGGGCTAGGGCACAGGG GTATTTGGAGAAAAAGGAGCCAGAGGCtcagcagtaa
- the LOC127785377 gene encoding uncharacterized protein LOC127785377 isoform X2, with the protein MGCSISGLNALYDAATGGGDVWINERRFRVLRQIGEGGFAFVYLVREHQASADAARGRSPSLASEDGTYAMKKVLIQSKEQLDLVKEEIRVSSLFNHSNLLPLLDHAVIANQQGDWNHEAYLLFPVYIDGTLFDNAKVMQSRKEFYSTIDVLRIFQQLCEGLKHMHSFDPPYAHNDVKTGNVLITHRKGQAPLATLMDFGSARPARKEIRSRAEALRLQEWAAEHCSAPYRAPELWDCPSHADIDERTDIWSLGCTLYAIMYNVSPFEYALGESGGSLQLAIVNCTLKWPAGPSPPYPDALHQFITWMLQPQPAMRPHIDDIILHVEKLMEKYSS; encoded by the exons ATGGGCTGCTCCATCTCGGGGCTCAACGCCCTCTAcgacgcggcgacgggcggcggcgacgtgtgGATCAACGAGCGCCGCTTCCGCGTCCTGCGCCAGATTGGGGAGGGCGGCTTCGCCTTCGTCTACCTCGTCAGGGAGCACCAggcctccgccgacgccgcgcgcggccggagcCCCTCCCTCGCCTCAG AGGATGGGACATATGCTATGAAGAAGGTGCTGATACAGAGCAAGGAACAGCTAGATCTGGTGAAGGAGGAGATCCGTGTTTCGTCATTGTTCAACCATTCTAACCTGCTTCCGCTTCTTGATCATGCCGTGATAGCA AATCAACAGGGAGATTGGAACCATGAAGCCTACTTGCTCTTCCCTGTCTATATCGATGGTACTCTGTTTGACAATGCCAAAGTCATGCAATCCAGGAAGGAATTCTATTCAACAATCGATGTTTTGAGAATATTCCAACAG CTCTGTGAAGGACTGAAGCACATGCACAGTTTTGATCCACCATATGCCCATAATGACGTTAAGACTGGCAATGTTCTTATAACTCACAGAAAAGGACAAGCACCTCTTGCAACTTTAATGGATTTTGGAAGTGCAAGGCCTGCAAGAAAAGAAATCCGTTCTCGTGCTGAAGCATTACGATTGCAG GAATGGGCCGCTGAACATTGCTCTGCGCCTTACCGTGCACCTGAACTGTGGGACTGCCCAAGTCATGCCGATATCGATGAGAGGACAGACATCTGGTCTCTAGGATGCACCCTTTATGCTATCAT GTACAATGTTTCACCATTTGAGTATGCTCTCGGTGAATCTGGAGGAAGCTTGCAATTAGCCATTGTCAACTGCACGCTGAAGTGGCCGGCAGGACCCAGCCCTCCTTACCCTGATGCACTTCATCAGTTTATTACCTGGATGCTTCAGCCACAACCTGCAATGCGCCCTCACATCGATGACATAATTCTACATGTCGAAAAGCTTATGGAAAAATATTCGTCTTAA
- the LOC127785378 gene encoding ASC1-like protein 1 yields MAALAEHLLGLSSAPVDWEAESYPGYGDFAVLPFLVAFFPAVRFLLDRFVFELLARRLVLGKGYDKLAETDESRKKINKFKESAWKFVYFLSAELLSLSVTYNEPWFKNTRNFWVGPGEQIWPDQKTKLKLKAVYMFAAGFYTYSIFALLFWETRRSDFGVSMSHHLATVVLIVLSYIFRFARVGSVVLALHDASDIFLEIGKMSKYSSCEGLAVVAFLLFVASWILLRLIIFPFWILRSTSYEVLLTLDKEKHKFYGPIYYYVFNSLLFSLLVLHIYWWVLIYRMLVKQIQSRGRIGDDVRSDSEGEEDHED; encoded by the exons atGGCGGCGCTCGCGGAGCACCTGCTGGGTTtgtcgtcggcgccggtggaCTGGGAGGCGGAGTCCTACCCGGGTTACGGCGACTTCGCCGTGCTCCCCTTCCTCGTCGCCTTCTTCCCCGCCGTCCGCTTCCTCCTCGACCGCTTCGTCTTCGAG TTATTAGCAAGAAGGCTTGTACTTGGAAAGGGGTATGACAAACTTGCTGAAACAGATGAAAGCAGGAAGAAAATTAACAAGTTTAAGGAGTCAGCATGGAAATTCGTCTATTTTCTTTCTGCAGAACTGCTATCACTGTCTGTAACATACAATGAGCCATGGTTCAAGAACACCAGAAATTTCTGGGTTGGGCCTGGTGAACAGATCTGGCCTGATCAGAAGACAAA ACTCAAGCTTAAGGCTGTCTACATGTTTGCTGCTGGATTTTACACATATTCCATCTTTGCTCTTTTGTTCTGGGAAACAAGGCGGTCAGACTTTGGAGTCTCAATGTCTCACCATTTGGCAACTGTTGTTTTGATCGTTCTATCCTATATTTTCAG ATTTGCTCGCGTTGGCTCTGTTGTTCTAGCCCTTCATGATGCTAGTGATATATTCTTAGAGATTGGGAAGATGTCCAAGTACAGTAGTTGCGAGGGGCTAGCTGTTGTAGCATTTCTTCTTTTTGTGGCTTCATGGATTCTTCTGCGTCTAATAATTTTCCCGTTCTGGATCCTAAGGAGCACAAG CTATGAAGTACTGCTGACCTTGGACAAAGAGAAGCATAAATTTTACGGCCCCATATACTACTATGTTTTCAACAGCCTTCTGTTCTCACTTCTAGTTCTTCACATATATTGGTGGGTACTAATATACCGGATGCTAGTCAAGCAAATTCAATCTAGAGGCCGTATCGGCGATGATGTTCGATCTG ATTCTGAAGGTGAAGAAGATCATGAAGACTAA
- the LOC127785377 gene encoding uncharacterized protein LOC127785377 isoform X3: MGCSISGLNALYDAATGGGDVWINERRFRVLRQIGEGGFAFVYLVREHQASADAARGRSPSLASEDGTYAMKKVLIQSKEQLDLVKEEIRVSSLFNHSNLLPLLDHAVIAVKGDWNHEAYLLFPVYIDGTLFDNAKVMQSRKEFYSTIDVLRIFQQLCEGLKHMHSFDPPYAHNDVKTGNVLITHRKGQAPLATLMDFGSARPARKEIRSRAEALRLQEWAAEHCSAPYRAPELWDCPSHADIDERTDIWSLGCTLYAIMYNVSPFEYALGESGGSLQLAIVNCTLKWPAGPSPPYPDALHQFITWMLQPQPAMRPHIDDIILHVEKLMEKYSS, translated from the exons ATGGGCTGCTCCATCTCGGGGCTCAACGCCCTCTAcgacgcggcgacgggcggcggcgacgtgtgGATCAACGAGCGCCGCTTCCGCGTCCTGCGCCAGATTGGGGAGGGCGGCTTCGCCTTCGTCTACCTCGTCAGGGAGCACCAggcctccgccgacgccgcgcgcggccggagcCCCTCCCTCGCCTCAG AGGATGGGACATATGCTATGAAGAAGGTGCTGATACAGAGCAAGGAACAGCTAGATCTGGTGAAGGAGGAGATCCGTGTTTCGTCATTGTTCAACCATTCTAACCTGCTTCCGCTTCTTGATCATGCCGTGATAGCAGTTAAG GGAGATTGGAACCATGAAGCCTACTTGCTCTTCCCTGTCTATATCGATGGTACTCTGTTTGACAATGCCAAAGTCATGCAATCCAGGAAGGAATTCTATTCAACAATCGATGTTTTGAGAATATTCCAACAG CTCTGTGAAGGACTGAAGCACATGCACAGTTTTGATCCACCATATGCCCATAATGACGTTAAGACTGGCAATGTTCTTATAACTCACAGAAAAGGACAAGCACCTCTTGCAACTTTAATGGATTTTGGAAGTGCAAGGCCTGCAAGAAAAGAAATCCGTTCTCGTGCTGAAGCATTACGATTGCAG GAATGGGCCGCTGAACATTGCTCTGCGCCTTACCGTGCACCTGAACTGTGGGACTGCCCAAGTCATGCCGATATCGATGAGAGGACAGACATCTGGTCTCTAGGATGCACCCTTTATGCTATCAT GTACAATGTTTCACCATTTGAGTATGCTCTCGGTGAATCTGGAGGAAGCTTGCAATTAGCCATTGTCAACTGCACGCTGAAGTGGCCGGCAGGACCCAGCCCTCCTTACCCTGATGCACTTCATCAGTTTATTACCTGGATGCTTCAGCCACAACCTGCAATGCGCCCTCACATCGATGACATAATTCTACATGTCGAAAAGCTTATGGAAAAATATTCGTCTTAA
- the LOC127785376 gene encoding putative F-box protein At2g02030, with product MGGKKAKTVERNDHRLLCSDVLTEVFHRLPARTLASCRLVCKSWMSELTDPHFVHEHLKRSQQKLLLFANDKANDRSLAMVLADDTGATYQLTRPMASRSLFVHNSCNGLLCLGDSTGAVQLLNPTTGESATLPMPMYTAGSSQFSSCNWHCLGFCPSTKEHKVVHFYLGAHFDSFNVCCEIFTIGDKSWRQIGSFHGAPTDRGVHVNGAVYYLTKFRYIASSRINCLNLESENFDVMMLPPRKSYGGHCSLAELEGKLCLLVVEGGHDNPPRTMDILMLDSGDKTTWTHRYHISLPWLMPSCYFTPKHTLFHEGKIWVQLLARNLYCYDPSSSSTELKMACPESEFPFSTHTFIESIVPLRKDYFIKQIQ from the coding sequence ATGGGAGGGAAGAAGGCCAAGACGGTGGAGAGGAATGACCACCGCCTGCTCTGCAGTGACGTGCTCACGGAGGTCTTCCACAGGCTGCCGGCGCGCACCCTCGCGTCGTGCAGGCTTGTCTGCAAGTCATGGATGTCGGAGCTCACCGATCCCCATTTCGTCCACGAGCACCTCAAGAGGAGCCAGCAGAAGCTCCTGCTCTTTGCGAACGACAAGGCGAACGATAGGTCCCTCGCGATGGTGCTCGCCGACGACACGGGGGCTACCTACCAGCTGACCAGGCCCATGGCTTCGAGGAGCCTCTTTGTGCACAATTCTTGCAATGGCCTGCTCTGCCTAGGTGACAGCACAGGAGCCGTGCAGTTGCTCAACCCGACGACCGGCGAATCGGCTACTCTGCCGATGCCGATGTATACCGCAGGGAGCAGCCAGTTCTCGTCGTGTAATTGGCACTGCTTGGGGTTTTGCCCGTCTACGAAGGAGCACAAAGTGGTACATTTCTACCTGGGAGCTCATTTTGATTCTTTCAATGTGTGCTGCGAGATATTCACTATTGGAGATAAATCCTGGAGACAGATTGGGAGTTTCCATGGAGCACCGACAGATAGAGGGGTGCATGTGAATGGAGCAGTGTACTATCTGACAAAGTTCCGTTACATTGCTTCGTCACGTATCAATTGTTTGAATCTTGAGAgcgaaaattttgatgtgatgatgCTTCCCCCACGCAAGTCGTATGGAGGGCATTGCTCTTTGGCGGAGCTTGAGGGAAAGCTATGCTTGCTAGTTGTGGAGGGTGGACATGATAATCCACCTCGTACAATGGACATATTGATGCTTGATAGTGGTGATAAGACAACCTGGACGCACAGATACCACATCTCATTGCCATGGTTGATGCCTTCATGTTATTTTACTCCAAAACACACTTTGTTCCATGAGGGAAAAATTTGGGTTCAGTTGTTGGCTCGGAACCTCTACTGTTATGATCCAAGTTCAAGCTCCACTGAACTGAAGATGGCATGTCCAGAATCTGAGTTTCCTTTTAGCACACATACTTTCATTGAAAGCATAGTTCCTCTGCGCAAAGATTACTTCATCAAGCAGATACAGTGA